From a single Candidatus Schekmanbacteria bacterium genomic region:
- a CDS encoding AAA family ATPase encodes MIKEELRKKILDTVRKKEDPLEGFYCDDETKEAILAVLVAGRHLLLEGPAGVGKTTAARIIAKLLPPMETVDGCRYVCSPEKPACPDCIGKSKLKKVTIPGVQRFVRVQGSSELLPEDLIGDIDPVNAMKYGIHDYRSFTPGKIQKANRKILFIDELNRVPQRTQNTLLQVLEEGVTTIGGFDIEVNVDTLVIATDNPEEYAGVEKISETLSDRFERVLIGYPTRDQEIEIIERYGRKLDGVKILKKQVEAIADICRRARREEELENPPSVRTSLSIYEQSQAVSKLRDKKEVDKEDVVDSARRVLAGKISISGDSSYFEDPEGFVRKVLDSDEK; translated from the coding sequence ATGATAAAAGAAGAACTGCGCAAAAAGATTCTCGATACGGTCAGGAAAAAAGAGGACCCTCTTGAAGGGTTTTACTGCGATGATGAAACCAAAGAAGCTATCCTTGCGGTCCTTGTAGCAGGAAGGCATCTTCTTCTTGAAGGGCCTGCGGGTGTCGGGAAGACGACTGCAGCCCGCATAATTGCAAAGCTTCTTCCTCCAATGGAAACAGTTGATGGGTGCAGGTATGTATGCAGTCCTGAAAAGCCTGCATGCCCTGACTGTATCGGAAAATCAAAACTCAAAAAAGTAACAATACCTGGAGTCCAGCGTTTTGTAAGGGTACAGGGTTCATCTGAACTTTTGCCCGAAGATCTCATTGGAGATATAGATCCTGTCAATGCCATGAAATACGGGATACATGATTACAGGTCATTTACTCCGGGGAAGATACAGAAAGCCAACAGGAAAATCCTTTTTATAGACGAGCTTAACCGTGTACCGCAAAGGACGCAGAACACTCTTCTTCAGGTCCTTGAAGAGGGGGTTACGACAATCGGAGGCTTCGACATAGAGGTAAATGTGGACACCCTTGTCATTGCAACCGACAACCCCGAGGAATATGCCGGAGTAGAGAAGATATCGGAGACTTTGAGCGACCGTTTTGAAAGAGTGCTTATAGGCTACCCAACACGCGACCAGGAAATAGAGATTATAGAGAGATACGGAAGGAAGCTTGATGGAGTAAAGATACTGAAGAAACAGGTTGAGGCGATTGCTGACATATGCCGCAGGGCACGCAGGGAAGAGGAGCTCGAGAACCCTCCCAGCGTTCGTACATCGCTTTCGATTTATGAGCAGTCCCAGGCTGTGTCAAAGTTGAGAGATAAAAAAGAAGTTGATAAGGAAGATGTGGTCGACTCTGCAAGGCGCGTGCTTGCCGGAAAAATTTCGATTTCAGGCGATAGCTCTTACTTTGAAGACCCGGAGGGCTTTGTAAGAAAAGTTCTCGATTCAGATGAGAAATGA
- a CDS encoding S8 family peptidase, whose protein sequence is MSDKDSTKLPHLILKNTAITEQYTSRTTGSDIFKLPNRKRKEHGTFLKNRLELIIEEQQLKIEKKAFGIDAGNGIYLQFESESNFPLKIDSLEYLRNGIELCATKEIEGKTYAVVFVPEGKLAYFVKRVDKYLNENRKNTDHPKNQNLIDSISDIHRAALKALWMDKEEDFPSEDQDIWWEVWLRGKSDKQKKLDYFKEYAEKIGIRVGNEHIAFPERLIILAYGNREQMSKSIDLLNCIAELRKAKETADFFMNISSYDQAKWVEEVLSRIKLPPNNAPAVCILDTGINNGHPLIKPALNLVDMHSYHSNWNVADHHGHGTEMAGLAIYGDLLSVLLSNEPIQLTHLLESVKILPPSGQNDPKLYGCVTAESVARAEIAAPERNRTLCMAVATEDFRDRGKPSSWSAAVDSLCSGADDNNQRLFIISAGNTNENMCIHYPNYNMLDEIHDPGQSWNALTVGAYTEKSNIDQSLYPNFIPVAQAGDLNPISCTSMTWEKQWPIKPEIVLEGGNKAINHTTKIVENPDSLRLLSTYYLPLVKQFSTTGETSAATALASRIAATIQAYYPKLWPETIRALLIHSAKWTEPMKARFNSSTRRNDAENLLRYCGYGVPDLKEALWSARNSLTLIVQDALQPFDKQDNFYKTRDMHLHRIPWPKEILQSLGSTKVDMRVTLSYYIEPNPGSRGWKGRYRYASHQLRFDVKTASENETQFRKRINKASRDEEEGKTSDSDIKDWQLGSVRNRGSIHSDWWSGTAADLASRGLIAVYPIIGWWRERHQLGKWNKKARYALVITIKTPETSMDIYTEVANKLEIPIQISI, encoded by the coding sequence ATGTCCGATAAAGATTCCACTAAACTTCCTCATTTGATACTAAAAAACACAGCTATTACAGAACAGTACACCTCTCGAACAACTGGGAGTGATATTTTCAAATTGCCAAACAGAAAGAGAAAAGAGCATGGAACATTCTTAAAAAACCGCCTTGAACTTATTATAGAAGAACAGCAACTCAAAATTGAGAAAAAGGCCTTCGGTATTGATGCTGGGAATGGAATTTACCTTCAGTTTGAAAGTGAATCTAACTTTCCACTAAAAATTGATAGTCTTGAATATTTACGTAATGGAATTGAACTCTGTGCAACAAAAGAAATTGAGGGGAAGACATATGCTGTTGTTTTTGTTCCAGAAGGGAAACTTGCATATTTCGTTAAGCGTGTTGATAAATATCTAAATGAAAATAGGAAAAATACGGATCACCCCAAAAACCAGAACTTGATTGATAGTATTTCCGACATTCACAGAGCAGCCCTTAAAGCTTTATGGATGGATAAAGAAGAAGATTTTCCTTCTGAAGATCAGGATATTTGGTGGGAGGTATGGCTACGGGGTAAAAGCGATAAGCAGAAAAAATTAGATTATTTTAAAGAATACGCAGAAAAGATAGGTATTCGCGTCGGCAATGAACACATCGCATTTCCCGAACGGTTAATTATACTCGCTTATGGGAATAGAGAACAAATGAGCAAATCTATTGACTTGCTTAATTGTATAGCCGAGCTTCGTAAAGCTAAAGAAACTGCAGATTTTTTCATGAACATATCATCATATGATCAAGCTAAATGGGTAGAAGAAGTATTATCGCGAATAAAATTACCGCCAAATAATGCGCCTGCTGTTTGTATTTTAGATACAGGGATAAATAATGGACATCCATTGATTAAGCCTGCCTTGAATCTAGTTGATATGCATTCTTACCATTCTAATTGGAATGTTGCAGATCATCATGGGCATGGAACGGAAATGGCAGGTCTTGCTATTTATGGAGACCTCCTGTCTGTGTTGTTGTCAAATGAACCAATACAATTAACACATTTACTTGAATCTGTTAAAATCCTTCCACCGAGTGGACAAAACGATCCGAAGCTGTATGGCTGTGTTACAGCTGAGTCAGTTGCCCGTGCTGAAATTGCAGCCCCAGAACGAAATCGCACTTTATGCATGGCTGTAGCAACAGAAGATTTCAGGGATCGTGGCAAACCATCTTCTTGGTCGGCAGCTGTGGATTCTTTGTGTTCAGGAGCTGATGACAATAATCAACGTTTATTCATAATATCTGCAGGAAATACAAATGAAAACATGTGTATCCACTATCCTAACTATAACATGCTCGATGAAATTCATGATCCTGGACAATCATGGAATGCATTAACTGTTGGGGCGTATACTGAAAAATCGAACATAGATCAAAGCCTATATCCAAATTTTATTCCCGTAGCTCAAGCAGGTGATTTAAATCCAATAAGTTGCACGTCAATGACATGGGAAAAACAATGGCCGATTAAACCAGAGATTGTGCTTGAAGGCGGCAATAAAGCTATTAATCATACAACTAAAATTGTTGAGAATCCTGATAGTCTTCGTTTGCTATCAACTTATTATTTACCACTTGTGAAACAATTCAGCACGACTGGAGAAACAAGTGCAGCTACAGCACTTGCTTCGCGAATAGCTGCAACAATACAAGCATATTATCCTAAACTATGGCCTGAGACAATTCGAGCGCTGTTGATTCATTCAGCAAAATGGACAGAGCCTATGAAGGCTCGGTTTAATTCATCAACGCGACGCAATGATGCTGAAAACCTTCTAAGATATTGCGGATATGGTGTTCCGGATCTTAAGGAGGCTCTATGGAGTGCAAGGAATTCACTAACGTTAATAGTACAAGATGCACTTCAACCATTCGACAAGCAAGATAATTTTTACAAAACAAGAGACATGCATCTTCATAGGATTCCCTGGCCTAAAGAAATCTTGCAAAGTCTTGGAAGCACAAAAGTCGATATGAGAGTAACCCTTTCTTATTACATAGAACCAAATCCGGGAAGTAGAGGATGGAAAGGGCGTTATAGATATGCTTCGCATCAACTACGATTTGATGTAAAAACAGCTTCTGAAAATGAAACACAATTTAGGAAGCGCATAAACAAAGCATCACGAGATGAAGAAGAAGGAAAAACATCTGATAGTGATATAAAAGATTGGCAGCTTGGAAGTGTACGTAACAGAGGTTCTATCCATTCTGACTGGTGGAGTGGAACAGCTGCCGATCTTGCTTCAAGAGGACTTATAGCAGTATATCCCATTATCGGATGGTGGCGTGAACGACATCAACTTGGAAAATGGAATAAGAAAGCAAGATACGCTCTTGTAATTACGATAAAAACCCCAGAAACATCAATGGATATCTATACAGAAGTTGCAAATAAACTAGAAATACCAATACAGATTTCAATTTGA
- the truA gene encoding tRNA pseudouridine(38-40) synthase TruA: protein MTNIRLKIQYDGTDYSGWQIQPSDKTIEGEITVAIGQIFQREVKLIGASRTDAGVHARGQIANFNIDRNVDVQTLRRGLNAILPHDISIQTAEEVDKDFHSRYNSKGKVYNYFIWNRDYKTPFYSRYSWHYHPPLDIAEINRCALFLKGEKDFSSFRASGCDSSSPIRRIDLFTIKKEDGFIKFVVEGSAFMKQMVRNMVGTLVQVGIGKMKPEQIIEILEARDRRAAGPTAPAQGLVLVSVKY, encoded by the coding sequence ATGACCAACATAAGGCTGAAAATCCAGTATGATGGTACCGATTATTCTGGCTGGCAGATACAGCCAAGCGATAAAACCATTGAAGGGGAAATTACTGTTGCCATAGGTCAGATTTTCCAGAGGGAAGTAAAGCTGATAGGTGCTTCACGGACTGATGCCGGCGTTCATGCGCGAGGACAGATAGCAAACTTCAACATTGACAGAAATGTTGATGTGCAGACTTTAAGACGTGGACTTAATGCAATTCTTCCGCACGACATTTCCATACAAACTGCTGAGGAAGTAGATAAAGATTTTCACTCCCGGTATAATTCTAAGGGGAAGGTCTATAATTATTTTATCTGGAACAGGGACTATAAAACTCCCTTTTACAGCAGATACTCATGGCATTATCATCCGCCACTTGATATTGCAGAGATAAACAGATGTGCCCTTTTCCTCAAAGGTGAAAAGGACTTCTCGAGCTTCCGCGCTTCAGGGTGTGATTCATCATCTCCCATCCGCAGGATAGATTTGTTTACAATAAAAAAAGAAGACGGGTTCATTAAATTTGTTGTGGAAGGCAGTGCTTTTATGAAACAGATGGTGAGGAACATGGTGGGGACACTGGTGCAGGTAGGAATCGGAAAGATGAAACCGGAGCAGATTATAGAGATTCTAGAGGCCAGGGATAGGAGGGCGGCGGGGCCGACGGCGCCGGCGCAGGGGTTGGTTCTGGTTTCAGTAAAGTACTAG
- the xerD gene encoding site-specific tyrosine recombinase XerD produces MNDQLLKYLEMLDVEKGLSRNTLESYENDISDFISLMGKKGKSAPDEITISDVRVYLSSLRDRKLAVSSIIRKLVSIRGFFKYLLKQGIIKGNPLVRIENPRPWRRLPDVLSEEEVERLINAPDIKTLLGIRDRAMLEILYGCGLRVSELTGITVNDIDFESGILKAKGKGSKERLVPIGDQGLNALSDYVKKERILFQKKKINSIYLFLNRSGKRISRQGVWKMLKRYCRKAKIKKRITPHTFRHSFATHMIERGADLRAVQLLLGHADISTTQIYTHVSSQMIREVYKKYHPRA; encoded by the coding sequence ATAAATGACCAATTGCTGAAATACCTTGAAATGCTTGATGTGGAGAAAGGGCTTTCAAGGAACACGCTCGAATCCTACGAGAATGATATCTCAGATTTCATCAGCCTGATGGGTAAGAAGGGGAAGTCTGCCCCTGATGAAATAACCATAAGCGATGTAAGGGTATATCTATCTTCACTGCGGGACCGGAAACTTGCAGTTTCGTCAATCATTAGAAAACTCGTTTCCATCCGGGGGTTTTTTAAGTACCTGCTGAAACAGGGGATTATAAAAGGCAATCCGCTCGTAAGGATTGAAAACCCGCGCCCCTGGAGAAGACTTCCTGATGTACTCTCTGAGGAAGAGGTAGAAAGGCTTATCAATGCCCCGGACATAAAGACTTTGCTTGGCATACGCGACAGGGCTATGCTTGAAATCCTTTATGGCTGCGGTCTGCGCGTCTCTGAGCTTACCGGGATCACTGTGAATGACATTGATTTTGAATCCGGTATTCTAAAAGCAAAAGGCAAAGGCTCCAAGGAAAGACTTGTCCCGATAGGCGATCAGGGTTTAAATGCGCTGTCAGATTATGTTAAAAAAGAGCGGATTCTTTTTCAGAAGAAAAAAATTAATTCCATTTATCTTTTCCTGAACAGATCAGGGAAAAGGATTTCGAGACAGGGAGTCTGGAAAATGCTTAAAAGGTATTGCAGAAAGGCAAAGATAAAGAAACGGATAACTCCTCACACATTCCGGCATTCCTTTGCCACGCATATGATAGAGAGGGGAGCCGACCTCAGAGCTGTCCAGCTTCTCCTGGGCCATGCTGACATATCTACGACACAGATATATACTCATGTGTCTTCGCAGATGATAAGGGAGGTATATAAGAAATATCATCCGAGGGCGTAA
- a CDS encoding metallophosphoesterase family protein, whose amino-acid sequence MKIAIISDIHANLEAFESVLAEIDSIAPDEIYCLGDIVGYNANPNECVELIRKRNIPSIMGNHDRVACGLEEPLFFNTSAKKAILWTRGKLNEDNRKFLRELPQNLSLKGIVLLVHGSPRDPDEYIYSETTASNCLNYMENNNPAVKVCFFGHTHYRNIFFSEKYEAQKESIRMFKLNPYGKYLVNPGSVGQPRDGDSAASFITYDEATFAVTYHPVKYDIEKTAGKVRQEDLPESLAERLFHGR is encoded by the coding sequence ATGAAGATAGCCATTATTTCAGACATACATGCAAATCTCGAAGCATTTGAATCTGTACTTGCAGAGATAGACAGCATTGCCCCTGACGAAATCTACTGCCTGGGGGATATCGTTGGCTACAACGCCAATCCCAACGAATGCGTTGAATTGATAAGAAAAAGGAACATCCCATCAATCATGGGCAACCATGACAGAGTTGCCTGCGGACTGGAAGAACCTCTCTTCTTTAACACATCCGCAAAAAAGGCTATTCTATGGACAAGAGGAAAACTCAATGAAGACAATAGAAAGTTTTTGCGTGAGCTTCCTCAAAATCTATCCCTGAAAGGTATTGTTCTTCTTGTCCACGGCTCGCCGCGCGATCCTGATGAATACATATATAGTGAGACAACTGCATCAAACTGTTTAAACTATATGGAAAACAATAACCCTGCGGTAAAGGTATGTTTTTTCGGACACACACATTACAGGAACATATTCTTTTCAGAAAAGTATGAGGCCCAAAAAGAAAGTATCAGGATGTTCAAGCTTAATCCTTACGGGAAATATCTTGTAAATCCGGGCAGTGTGGGCCAGCCGCGGGACGGCGACTCTGCCGCATCATTTATCACTTATGACGAGGCAACATTTGCAGTAACCTACCATCCGGTAAAATATGATATAGAAAAAACAGCCGGCAAGGTACGGCAGGAGGACCTGCCGGAATCGCTTGCAGAAAGGCTCTTTCATGGACGTTAA
- a CDS encoding VWA domain-containing protein, whose protein sequence is MIVPTINDLRLLVLRNEYPDVLDSIFKKAMRRKSPLLPDSLKKRGTIKAEIKDLTSFLDNRLASLVEGWVNGKAKKGEGDLSGCETFFLGLPEISANVPAIVRMVIDEIKPSCIAVSISPMQEFSANMFHSLSPYNFIGIPTNFNTVYADGNESSIYSTYYPGSIWETIIIEALQRDIPVVPVGYPKKRLRIGEQRSPGFLENKQRLEGISKRISEAVDSQGMDCKGFGAVHSFLAELSERYQKSYFADQETVREIVDKAVYCASRLADLSSVLGKGKILVAGNISYIYEAMRIYETLKRSVIPSVNDEGELYSKPSSEKSIYGLRFLPDTLSAAYQLYADKNISSTTAQKIFGNALKEWASKVRESSITNDNAASIMLDIIEMTRNHPDLLHGASVRASIAIKEVHDAILALTGKMERFTIERAAKVTLPSRVVRRPGSQKSEDEIIDEIIKAAVYGIKGEKIDDDDHRINYKKVPLSKEDVLNALEYLKDKALENEKSPGEINERDLFATGDLDDERIKELLDRYAEAAKTRHEGLERMLNDLVSRGYMSNMTPNSLKLTSKGISELRKNLENMRRKGLISEEELKKGIEELEKLQSDSTASKAPDGKLMELVADLMDVQHKFKSEDCSLEDAYVHYVVKENKGEDVDNDKLKYQNLHVLLYQLQNRGVVKIHDKGKINFTITGKSLDWLLDELIRKTNASGLLKDAFKQDRFSANIVDIRPYMRGDNFGDISVNHTLRKLLRNRKSLEQIDLKDLMSYLKLPTRTEDIVLCLDVSASMRKQAKLRFAKIAVTALARAAIDKNYRVGLVAFSNEAEQIFPLGKSYHGITDAVVKLRADQYTNIGKGIECARKMLIREKAPYEKHIVLITDGQPNAAPGIGNRVSSSAEMKREDVGHRFALVEARRTVMRDIKISILLISEPGNPGVDFAKKVANIGKGRFFRVSTAEKIPLSALRMMS, encoded by the coding sequence ATGATTGTCCCCACCATAAATGATTTACGGTTGCTTGTGCTGCGCAATGAGTACCCTGATGTACTCGATTCGATCTTTAAAAAAGCTATGCGCCGCAAAAGCCCTCTACTGCCGGATTCCCTGAAAAAAAGGGGAACTATTAAAGCTGAAATCAAGGACCTGACGAGCTTTCTCGACAACAGGCTCGCTTCCCTTGTGGAAGGATGGGTTAACGGCAAAGCGAAGAAGGGGGAAGGGGATCTTTCAGGCTGCGAGACCTTTTTCCTGGGGCTTCCTGAAATCAGCGCTAATGTGCCGGCGATTGTCCGCATGGTAATAGACGAGATAAAGCCATCATGCATAGCTGTCTCAATATCGCCGATGCAGGAGTTCTCCGCGAATATGTTCCATTCATTGAGCCCTTATAATTTCATAGGAATACCTACTAACTTCAATACCGTTTACGCTGACGGCAATGAATCATCCATTTACAGCACTTATTATCCGGGAAGCATATGGGAGACAATCATAATCGAGGCATTGCAGAGAGACATCCCGGTTGTTCCGGTGGGTTACCCAAAGAAAAGATTGCGCATAGGAGAGCAGAGAAGCCCGGGTTTTCTTGAGAATAAACAGAGGCTCGAAGGCATATCAAAGCGCATATCAGAGGCTGTTGATTCGCAGGGAATGGACTGCAAGGGATTTGGCGCAGTCCACAGTTTTCTTGCAGAGCTTTCAGAAAGATATCAGAAAAGTTATTTTGCAGACCAGGAGACAGTGAGAGAAATAGTTGATAAAGCCGTATATTGCGCAAGCAGGCTTGCAGATCTTTCTTCGGTTTTAGGTAAAGGGAAGATACTAGTTGCCGGCAACATCAGCTACATCTATGAAGCCATGAGAATCTATGAAACACTGAAACGCTCAGTAATACCTTCTGTTAATGATGAAGGTGAACTCTATTCCAAACCATCTTCTGAGAAAAGCATATATGGGCTTCGTTTCCTTCCTGACACACTCTCGGCAGCCTACCAGCTTTACGCGGATAAGAATATATCGTCTACGACTGCGCAGAAAATATTCGGGAATGCACTCAAAGAGTGGGCTTCCAAAGTCAGGGAAAGCTCGATCACGAATGACAATGCGGCAAGTATAATGCTCGATATAATAGAGATGACAAGAAATCATCCTGACCTTCTTCATGGCGCAAGTGTGAGGGCGAGCATAGCTATAAAGGAAGTGCATGACGCGATACTTGCTCTTACGGGGAAAATGGAGCGCTTCACCATTGAAAGGGCTGCAAAGGTTACGCTTCCGAGCCGCGTGGTCAGGCGCCCCGGTTCACAGAAGAGCGAGGATGAAATCATCGATGAGATAATAAAGGCCGCAGTTTACGGTATCAAGGGAGAAAAGATTGATGATGACGACCACCGCATAAATTATAAGAAGGTCCCTCTCTCCAAAGAAGATGTCTTGAATGCCCTCGAATATTTGAAAGACAAGGCGCTTGAGAATGAGAAGTCACCCGGAGAAATAAATGAAAGGGACCTGTTCGCCACCGGCGACCTTGATGATGAGCGTATAAAGGAACTCCTTGACCGCTATGCGGAGGCAGCTAAGACAAGGCATGAGGGACTGGAAAGAATGCTTAATGACCTTGTAAGCCGCGGCTACATGAGCAATATGACGCCAAACTCACTTAAGCTTACTTCGAAAGGTATAAGCGAGCTTAGAAAGAACCTTGAGAACATGAGACGAAAGGGTCTTATAAGCGAGGAGGAGTTAAAAAAAGGGATAGAGGAGCTTGAGAAACTCCAGAGTGACAGCACTGCATCAAAAGCTCCGGACGGAAAACTGATGGAGCTTGTTGCTGACCTTATGGATGTTCAGCATAAATTCAAGAGCGAGGACTGCTCTCTTGAGGATGCTTATGTCCATTATGTCGTCAAAGAGAACAAGGGGGAGGATGTGGACAATGACAAACTGAAATACCAGAACCTGCATGTCCTTCTCTACCAGCTTCAGAACAGGGGAGTAGTTAAGATCCATGACAAAGGGAAGATAAACTTTACCATAACAGGAAAGAGCCTGGACTGGCTTTTAGACGAGTTAATCCGAAAGACCAATGCAAGCGGGCTCTTGAAAGATGCTTTTAAGCAGGACAGGTTTTCCGCCAACATAGTTGACATCCGTCCCTACATGAGAGGTGATAACTTCGGCGACATCTCCGTCAACCATACGCTTAGAAAGCTGTTAAGGAACAGGAAGAGCCTTGAGCAGATCGATTTGAAAGACCTCATGTCCTATCTCAAACTCCCTACGAGGACTGAGGACATAGTACTTTGTCTTGATGTAAGTGCTTCCATGAGGAAACAGGCAAAGCTCAGGTTTGCAAAGATTGCCGTTACTGCACTTGCAAGAGCGGCTATAGATAAAAATTACCGCGTAGGTCTTGTGGCTTTCAGCAATGAGGCTGAACAGATATTCCCGTTGGGAAAGAGCTATCACGGTATAACCGATGCGGTGGTTAAACTGCGCGCTGACCAGTACACCAACATAGGGAAGGGGATTGAGTGTGCCCGCAAGATGCTGATTCGTGAGAAGGCTCCATATGAGAAGCACATCGTTCTTATAACTGATGGGCAGCCCAATGCGGCGCCCGGCATAGGAAACAGGGTATCGTCATCTGCCGAGATGAAGCGCGAAGACGTGGGACACAGATTTGCCCTTGTCGAGGCACGAAGGACAGTAATGCGGGATATAAAGATTTCCATTCTTCTTATAAGCGAGCCCGGGAATCCCGGAGTTGATTTTGCGAAGAAAGTTGCAAACATAGGGAAGGGGAGATTTTTCAGGGTAAGCACTGCTGAAAAAATTCCTCTAAGCGCCCTTAGAATGATGTCTTAA
- a CDS encoding ATP-binding protein has translation MASANQLKALLKSYADGDHEHFFAIAMQVAAHEAKLGHSKLAHDLKNIIDDAKVNQQKDRLIKKPIPIASPRGDLSTLLSISYSKIRISDMILSEDLSARLSRIVKEQRQLSKLRAHGLSPRRKLLLIGPPGTGKTMSASALAGEFSLPLFEIRLEGLITKYMGETAAKLRLVFDAITETRGVYLFDEFDSIGSQRKITNDVGEIRRVLNSFLQFIEQDESDSLILAATNHIEILDHALFRRFDDVIQYTLPNKKLIIDTLKARLASYIKNNIDWQKLADFSSGLSYAEITRACEDAVKENIIDDRKNLETNDVIRSISERKSLIHK, from the coding sequence TTGGCTAGTGCAAATCAACTTAAGGCTTTATTAAAAAGCTATGCAGATGGTGACCACGAACATTTTTTTGCCATTGCTATGCAGGTGGCTGCACATGAGGCAAAACTTGGACATAGCAAACTTGCTCATGATTTGAAAAACATAATAGATGATGCCAAAGTTAATCAGCAAAAAGATCGACTAATAAAAAAACCAATTCCAATAGCAAGCCCGCGTGGTGATCTCTCAACGCTTCTATCAATCTCATATTCCAAAATTCGTATTTCAGATATGATTCTTAGCGAAGATCTTTCTGCCCGTTTGTCTCGAATAGTCAAAGAGCAGCGACAGCTCTCAAAATTACGTGCACATGGACTTTCTCCAAGACGAAAGCTTCTTTTAATAGGGCCACCTGGAACAGGGAAAACCATGTCAGCCTCCGCATTAGCCGGGGAATTTTCTCTTCCTCTATTTGAAATCCGTCTCGAAGGGCTTATAACAAAATACATGGGAGAAACAGCGGCAAAACTTAGGCTGGTATTTGATGCAATAACAGAAACACGTGGTGTTTATCTTTTCGATGAATTTGATTCAATCGGTTCTCAGCGGAAAATCACAAATGATGTAGGTGAAATTCGCAGGGTTCTTAACAGTTTTTTGCAATTTATAGAACAAGATGAATCTGATAGTCTAATTCTTGCAGCAACTAACCATATTGAAATCCTTGACCATGCTCTTTTCAGACGCTTCGATGACGTTATTCAATACACCCTCCCAAATAAAAAGCTGATTATTGATACGCTTAAAGCAAGACTAGCTTCTTATATTAAAAACAATATTGACTGGCAAAAACTCGCTGATTTTTCGTCAGGACTTAGCTATGCTGAAATTACAAGAGCCTGTGAAGATGCAGTCAAGGAAAATATAATCGACGATCGAAAAAACCTTGAGACTAATGATGTCATACGTTCTATTTCTGAACGTAAATCACTAATACATAAGTAA
- a CDS encoding glutaredoxin family protein, whose product MSKSKTIKNIRRYFVYILVRGLYGAIYFLPFGVKSLIGKFAGTACFYLMRSARLTALSNIETAFPGITAEKADRIARASFRSMGMNVLEALHLPRMSKEDIKNMAEFENLDVFKTAMKEGKGLVVITGHLGNWEFFQAVMSVRGFPTTVIAQHYSNPWIDKMITEIRESSGVHVIVRRRGKEKEVMKSALDALKKGQPLGFLVDHYAKKGGIAVPFLGGETSTPSGPSIFAMRSDAPVLFGYAMRKNGKFKVKFRHPIKVVSSNNRDCALYLNAARFLEEVESEIKSHPEQWAWMHNFRRKHKKGIRRAEFENLPIVEIYSKKDCCLCDEAKNELSDILARYPFKMKVTDITYDSEKLGKYETEVPVVFIDGKKTSKLKFDKMRFQEKIIERLAEQ is encoded by the coding sequence ATGAGTAAATCAAAGACCATAAAAAACATACGCAGATACTTTGTCTATATTCTCGTGAGAGGGCTTTACGGCGCTATCTATTTTCTCCCTTTTGGGGTGAAGAGCCTTATTGGGAAATTTGCAGGAACCGCATGCTTTTATCTTATGCGAAGTGCGAGACTTACAGCTCTTTCAAATATCGAAACTGCCTTCCCCGGTATAACGGCTGAGAAAGCGGACAGAATTGCCCGTGCATCATTCCGGAGCATGGGGATGAATGTACTTGAAGCCTTGCATCTTCCGCGGATGTCCAAAGAAGATATCAAGAACATGGCTGAGTTTGAAAACCTTGATGTTTTCAAAACTGCGATGAAAGAAGGGAAAGGATTGGTTGTTATCACAGGTCATCTGGGAAACTGGGAGTTTTTTCAGGCTGTAATGTCTGTAAGGGGTTTCCCAACAACAGTCATTGCGCAGCACTATTCAAATCCATGGATTGATAAAATGATAACGGAGATAAGGGAATCAAGCGGAGTGCATGTGATAGTGAGGAGAAGAGGGAAGGAAAAAGAGGTTATGAAGAGTGCGCTCGATGCTTTGAAGAAAGGTCAGCCTCTCGGGTTCCTCGTTGACCATTACGCTAAAAAAGGAGGGATAGCAGTTCCATTTCTTGGCGGCGAGACAAGTACGCCTTCCGGCCCTTCGATTTTTGCCATGAGGTCAGATGCGCCTGTTCTTTTTGGATATGCTATGAGGAAAAATGGAAAATTTAAAGTCAAATTCCGCCATCCTATCAAAGTTGTAAGCTCAAATAACAGGGACTGTGCCTTATATTTAAACGCCGCGCGTTTCCTTGAAGAAGTGGAGTCTGAGATAAAATCCCACCCTGAGCAGTGGGCTTGGATGCATAATTTCAGGAGGAAACATAAAAAAGGGATAAGGCGTGCTGAATTTGAAAATCTTCCCATCGTTGAGATATATTCCAAGAAAGACTGTTGTCTTTGCGATGAGGCAAAAAATGAGCTTTCTGACATATTGGCGCGTTACCCATTTAAAATGAAAGTCACTGATATTACCTATGACAGCGAAAAACTTGGGAAATACGAAACTGAAGTTCCAGTAGTATTCATAGATGGTAAAAAGACTTCCAAACTGAAATTTGATAAAATGCGCTTTCAAGAAAAGATAATAGAGAGGCTTGCGGAACAATGA